A part of Miscanthus floridulus cultivar M001 chromosome 6, ASM1932011v1, whole genome shotgun sequence genomic DNA contains:
- the LOC136456698 gene encoding uncharacterized protein has protein sequence MATASEIAAVGVIGAGQMGSGIAQLAAAAGCAVLLLDADPTALSRAVASISASLLRLAAKGQLSQAACEDSIKRIRCVSTVQDLRDADLVIEAIVENEDVKKKLFVELDKITKSSAILASNTSSISITRLASSTKRPSQVIGMHFFNPPPIMKLIEIIRGADTTDEVFAAVKSFSERLGKSVICSQDYPGFIVNRILMPMINEAFWALYTGVATKEHIDTGMKLGTNHPMGPLQLADFIGLDVCLSVLRVLHSGLGDNKYSPCPLLVQYVDAGRLGKKRGLGVYSYGQKSSSVKPKSSL, from the exons ATGGCGACAGCGAGTGAGATCGCGGCGGTGGGCGTGATCGGCGCGGGGCAGATGGGCTCGGGCATCGcccagctcgccgccgccgccggctgtgCCGTCCTTCTCCTCGACGCCGATCCCACCGCCCTCTCCCGCGCCGTCGCCTCCATCTCCGCCTCCCTACTCCGCCTCGCCGCCAAGGGCCAGCTCTCCCAG GCCGCGTGCGAAGACTCAATCAAGCGGATAAGGTGCGTCTCCACCGTGCAAGATCTCAGGGATGCGGATCTTGTGATCGAGGCCATCGTGGAGAACGAAGATGTCAAGAAGAAGCTGTTCGTGGAGCTGGATAAGATCACGAAGTCCTCGGCCATTCTTGCGTCCAACACTAGCTCCATCTCTATAACCCGCCTGGCTTCATCTACCAAACGCCCCTCTCAG GTGATAGGCATGCACTTCTTTAACCCTCCTCCGATAATGAAATTGATCGAGATTATCCGAGGAGCTGATACAACAGATGAGGTGTTTGCTGCAGTCAAATCTTTTTCCGAAAG ACTCGGGAAGTCCGTTATATGCTCGCAAGATTACCCAGGATTCATTGTGAACCGCATCCTCATGCCAATGATCAATGAGGCTTTTTGGGCACTGTACACCGGAGTGGCAACCAAAGAGCACATTGACACAGGGATGAAGCTGGGCACGAATCACCCGATGGGCCCTCTGCAGCTTGCCGATTTCATTGGGTTGGATGTATGCCTTTCAGTACTTCGGGTACTTCACAGTGGCCTGGGAGATAATAAGTACAGCCCTTGCCCTCTTCTTGTTCAGTATGTTGATGCTGGCCGGCTTGGAAAGAAGCGTGGACTAGGTGTATATTCATATGGACAGAAGTCTTCATCAGTCAAGCCAAAGTCGTCTCTGTAA
- the LOC136461074 gene encoding uncharacterized protein, giving the protein MGLRNTTATIVESLRTVEGQLVRVEVLVLLSNLLLVLLVVLSPYRHRRGDKSFRFLIWAIYTLATVLVPYTIGLLEAGPFHDQTFVLWGAGLLVQAGADSLSAYNLRDVEQWKRTLLQQGLQIVLLLWLMVRCEGRNRCYSATIWIFWILSIAKAHAKFQALREASRTDGLMKHTKVVADYMVTEHESGHVFDAATMEGYRYIFHGEDLTLPYFSKPDYRTAIAACAFTTVDTVWQWIDSQSVSVFSREHGGVLKDIALSFTLFKLLKRRFAKYEHGEAGRPKTRRLVVSGLLREEADYSRAFRVIEMELAFLYDFFYTRHQSHTQYVGMTVVFVFPVIVWNAISGAFSRHYHRTSLEQTVNGIDVIHCITVVLMVIVVVVLVVESRINDQKWRVVDDLHTLTGASKITWKGEAVPFDDGSRKKAMKLIKKRKHRKLTGRNWDRKLGQYSLLRNFDYHPRNVASILSLGLIEPTRDGQKASKKVELPEEVVMRVLSRFKANDGHLADGRAALAVAGNDATRLTWACELPTHVHTVLVWHIGMTICEMTTPQQLPLTGDRLVAKCLSEYCAYLVAFVPDMLPGHGYDTTRIFNAVVMEARDYLAGCDTMRARCVKLLELQCNELTILGMGAKLGSELRYRVHDRARRWKVLADFWA; this is encoded by the coding sequence ATGGGGTTGAGGAACACCACGGCGACCATCGTCGAGAGCCTGAGGACTGTGGAAGGGCAGCTGGTGCGCGTGgaggtcctcgtcctcctcagcaACCTCCTCCTGGTCCTCCTCGTCGTGCTGAGCCCCTACCGTCACCGGCGCGGCGACAAGTCCTTCCGCTTCCTCATCTGGGCGATCTACACGCTCGCCACCGTCCTCGTCCCCTACACCATTGGTCTGCTGGAGGCCGGCCCGTTCCACGACCAGACCTTCGTCCTGTGGGGCGCCGGCCTCCTGGTGCAGGCGGGCGCCGACTCCCTCTCCGCCTACAACCTGCGCGACGTCGAGCAGTGGAAGCGGACGCTGCTGCAGCAGGGGCTGCAGATCGTGCTGCTGCTGTGGCTGATGGTCCGCTGCGAGGGGAGGAACAGGTGCTACAGCGCCACCATCTGGATCTTCTGGATCCTGAGCATCGCCAAGGCCCACGCCAAGTTCCAGGCGCTGAGGGAGGCGAGCAGGACGGACGGCCTCATGAAGCACACCAAGGTGGTCGCCGACTACATGGTGACCGAGCATGAGTCGGGCCATGTCTTCGACGCCGCCACCATGGAAGGATACAGGTACATATTCCACGGGGAAGACCTCACGCTGCCGTACTTCTCCAAGCCGGACTACAGGACGGCCATCGCCGCGTGCGCGTTCACCACGGTCGACACCGTCTGGCAGTGGATCGACAGCCAGAGCGTGTCTGTCTTCAGCAGGGAGCACGGCGGCGTCCTCAAGGACATCGCTCTGTCCTTCACTCTGTTCAAGCTGCTCAAGCGGAGGTTCGCCAAGTACGAGCACGGCGAGGCCGGTCGTCCCAAGACGCGGCGGCTCGTCGTGTCTGGGCTCCTCCGGGAAGAGGCTGACTACAGCCGTGCCTTCCGGGTGATCGAGATGGAGCTCGCGTTCCTGTACGACTTCTTCTACACGAGGCACCAGTCGCACACCCAGTACGTCGGAATGACGGTGGTGTTTGTGTTCCCCGTGATTGTTTGGAACGCCATCTCCGGAGCTTTCAGCAGACACTACCACCGGACCAGCTTGGAGCAGACTGTCAATGGGATAGATGTCATTCACTGCATCACCGTCGTGTTGATGGTGATTGTTGTCGTCGTGCTGGTCGTGGAATCGCGCATCAACGACCAAAAGTGGAGGGTGGTCGACGATCTGCATACCCTGACCGGTGCGAGCAAAATCACCTGGAAGGGAGAAGCCGTTCCGTTCGACGACGGCAgcaggaagaaggcgatgaaactgaTCAAGAAAAGGAAGCATCGGAAGCTGACAGGCAGGAACTGGGACAGGAAGCTGGGGCAGTACTCGCTGTTACGCAACTTCGACTACCACCCGAGGAATGTAGCCTCGATTCTGTCACTCGGCTTGATCGAGCCAACCAGGGACGGGCAGAAGGCTTCGAAGAAGGTCGAGTTGCCCGAGGAAGTCGTGATGCGCGTTCTGTCGCGGTTCAAGGCGAACGACGGCCACCTAGCAGATGGGCGCGCAGCGCTCGCCGTCGCCGGGAACGACGCGACCCGGCTCACGTGGGCCTGCGAGTTGCCCACGCATGTCCACACGGTCCTGGTGTGGCACATCGGGATGACCATCTGTGAGATGACGACGCCGCAGCAGCTGCCGCTCACCGGCGACCGCCTCGTGGCCAAGTGCCTGTCGGAGTACTGCGCCTACCTGGTGGCGTTCGTTCCGGACATGCTGCCGGGGCACGGCTACGACACGACGCGTATCTTCAACGCTGTGGTCATGGAGGCTCGGGATTACCTCGCCGGGTGCGACACCATGAGAGCCAGGTGTGTCAAGCTTCTAGAGCTGCAGTGCAATGAGCTGACAATATTGGGGATGGGAGCAAAGCTTGGGAGTGAGCTCAGGTACAGAGTTCACGACAGGGCGCGGCGGTGGAAGGTGCTTGCAGACTTCTGGGCGTAG
- the LOC136456696 gene encoding phosphatidylglycerophosphate phosphatase 1, chloroplastic/mitochondrial-like, translated as MLRSPPVPLRPSAARASPLPPPRSRAANPNTDTTTTTTAAASADRAATMGAAAWWRRALGQRFNPAGVAAVAAVAASKPPLALPHVSVQDIRWLDWAELRRAGFRGVVFDKDNTLTAPYAPALWPPLAAAFDQCRATFPPGALAIYSNSAGLTEYDPDGVDARAIEAAIEGVHVIRHDVKKPGGPANEIESYFGCSATNLVLVGDRYFTDVVYGNRNGFLTVLTEPLNISDESYIVERVRKLEAYIISYWYKKGHKPIEHPLLPDARRIVKFDPYDDSVTTRI; from the exons ATGCTACGGTCGCCGCCGGTGCCACTACGCCCTTCCGCTGCCCGCGCCTCCCCGCTTCCGCCCCCCAGATCTAGAGCTGCAAACCCTAACACGgacacgacgacaacaacaaccgCCGCCGCCTCAGCGGACAGAGCGGCCACCATGGGcgcggcggcgtggtggcggcgcGCGCTGGGGCAGCGGTTCAACCCAGCCGGCGTGGCCGCGGTGGCGGCCGTTGCGGCGTCCAAGCCGCCCCTAGCGCTGCCGcacgtgtcggtgcaagacatcAGGTGGCTCGACTGGGCTGAGCTCCGCCGCGCCGGGTTCCGCGGCGTCGTTTTCGACAAGGACAACACGCTCACGGCACCCTACGCGCCCGCGCTCTGGCCGCCGCTCGCTGCAGCGTTCGACCAGTGCCGCGCGACGTTCCCGCCCGGTGCGCTCGCCATCTACAGCAACTCCGCAG GGTTGACGGAGTATGATCCGGACGGGGTGGATGCGAGGGCGATCGAAGCGGCCATCGAGGGGGTTCATGTGATCAGGCATG ATGTAAAGAAACCAGGTGGACCAGCTAATGAAATAGAGAGTTACTTTGGTTGTTCAGCCACAAATCTTGTGTTG GTTGGTGACCGTTACTTCACTGATGTGGTCTATGGAAACAGGAATGGCTTTCTTACAGTACTGACAGAGCCTTTAAACATCTCTGATGAATCGTACATTGTCGAAAGG GTTAGGAAACTGGAGGCGTACATCATCAGTTATTGGTACAAGAAAGGGCACAAACCAATAGAGCATCCTTTGCTCCCAGATGCAAGAAGAATAGTGAAGTTTGACCCATATGACGACTCAGTTACAACCAGAATATAG